A window of Gammaproteobacteria bacterium genomic DNA:
ATCCGTGGGAAAATATTGCACGACGTTACCCAGTTAACACACGTTTATTCGGTTCTGTTACCAACATTGCTGATTACGGTTGCTTTGTTCAATTGGAAGAAGGTATTGAAGGATTGGTTCACATGTCTGAAATGGACTGGACCAACAAAAATATTCATCCTTCAAAAGTAGTTCAATTGGGTGATGAAGTTGAAGTGATCGTGTTGGATATAGACGAAGACCGTCGTCGTATTTCACTCGGTATTAAACAATGCCAAACCAATCCTTGGGAAGCGTATTCTCAAAACCACAAAAAAGACGAGATCATTAAAGGTAGTATTAAATCCATTACTGATTTTGGTATTTTCATCGGTCTTGAAGGTGGAATTGATGGTTTAGTGCACCTATCGGATATTTCTTGGACAGAACCTGGCGAATCTGCAGTTCGTTTATACACTAAAGGTCAAGAAGTCGAAGCAATTATTCTTGCTATTGATCCAGACCGTGAACGTATTTCACTTGGTGTTAAACAATTACAACCTGATCCACTCGGAAACTTTTTTGACAAAAACGAGAAAGGTTCTAAAGTTTCAGCAAAAGTAATTGAAGTTGATGCCAAACGAGCTATCGTGGATTTAGGTAATGATATCCAAGGTGTTATTCGTGCGGGTGAAATTAGCAACGAGCGTGTGAATGATGTCCGTGATTTCCTCAAAGTTGACGAAGAAGTGGAAGCACGTATATTAGGACCCGATCGCAAAGGCAGAATGGTTTCTTTATCAATGAAAGATCCTTCAGCTCAAGGCAGTCAACGTGAAGCTCAAGAAGGTTCTGCACCTCCTCCGAGCGCGACCTTAGGTGACATCTTGAAAGAAAAAATGGGTGGTGGAAAAAGCGAGTCTTAATCGTTTTTTACCGTAAACTCAGTGTTTGTGAATAAGAGAAGCGTTCTAGCGAGCGCTTCTCTTTGATTCAAAGAGCAAGAAGTTAGAGGGAATTTAGAATCTTGTTAAC
This region includes:
- the rpsA gene encoding 30S ribosomal protein S1, with protein sequence MTTFAELLAESLEQNNLRVGSIIRASIVAIGQDAVLVNAGLKSDAVIDLDEFKNTRGEIEVKPGDQIDVMIEAIEDGFGATRLSREKAKRIEAWTELEKAYKNHETITGIIIERVKGGFTVAINNIRAFLPGSLVDVRPVRDPGYLEGKELEFKLIKMDQKRSNIVVSRRAVVEAESGAEREALLDKIEEGQEILGVVKNITDYGAFVDLGGIDGLLHITDMSWKRVKHPSEILNVGDEISVKVLKFDKDKKRVSLGLKQMGEDPWENIARRYPVNTRLFGSVTNIADYGCFVQLEEGIEGLVHMSEMDWTNKNIHPSKVVQLGDEVEVIVLDIDEDRRRISLGIKQCQTNPWEAYSQNHKKDEIIKGSIKSITDFGIFIGLEGGIDGLVHLSDISWTEPGESAVRLYTKGQEVEAIILAIDPDRERISLGVKQLQPDPLGNFFDKNEKGSKVSAKVIEVDAKRAIVDLGNDIQGVIRAGEISNERVNDVRDFLKVDEEVEARILGPDRKGRMVSLSMKDPSAQGSQREAQEGSAPPPSATLGDILKEKMGGGKSES